The following is a genomic window from Prevotella nigrescens.
AATATCCGAATATCCCAAATGTTAGAAACGGTTTGCGCATAAAAGGTTGTTAAAAGAGAAAGCACAAGCCTATTGTACGGGAAAGGCAGCGTGGGGTTTTCCGACTCTGTTTTCAGATGTCTGGGCGGGTATGATGTCATATTTAAACGGATATGATATCATCTTCTAAGAAATATGACGTCATATTCGGACAAATATGACGTCATTTCCGAGCAAATATGACGTCATATTTTGTGAAATATGACGTCATATTTTTCACCACATCATATCATATTGAAACACAGCACATTACAGACGCGCTTTTTCTACATGGAACATTGCTCGGTAACGGCGTTGAAACTGGGGTGAAATTACCCTTAAAAACGAAGAGCCGACACGCTGTACGGCATGTCGGCTCTTGCTATTTTTATGTGTTTTGCAAATGCAAAAATGTTCTTTCTGTCTATTCTTCTTCGTCCTTGACCTCTGCTTCGTGTTCAGCAATGAGGGTCTGCTGGAGTTCGTTAGGCACGAGTTCGTAGCTTGAGAACTTGGTGGTGAAACTTGCACGGCCACCTGTCAGCGAACTCAGAGAGATGCTGTAGCTTGCCAATTCCTTCAACGGAATCTTGGCTTGCAGCTTCTGGTAGCCCGCTTCGCTGTCCATTCCCATTATCATAGCACGGCGTCCTTGCAAGTCGCTCATTACGTCGCCCATGTAATCGCCTGGCACATACACTTCCAAATCGTAGATTGGCTCGAGAATTTTCGGTCCTGCAATCTTGAAAGCATCAGAGAATGCGTGGCGCGCAGCAAGCGTAAACGAAAGTTCGTTAGAGTCTACTGGGTGCATCTTACCGTCGTAAACAACCACTCGCACGTCGCGGGCGTAGCTTCCGGTCAATGGTCCACGCTCCATACAGTCCATGATACCTTTCAGAATGGCTGGCATAAAGCGGGTGTCGATGGCTCCGCCAACAACAGAATTGATGAATACGAGCTTGCCGCCCCAAGGCAAAGTTTTCTCTTCTTTGCCTTTGATATTCATCTTGAACTCCTGTCCGTTGAACTTATACACTGTTGGGTCGGGCATTCCTTCTGCGTATGGCTCTACGATGAGGTGCACTTCGCCGAACTGTCCTGCGCCACCGCTCTGCTTCTTGTGGCGATATTCAGCCTTTGCCTGCTTGGTAATGGTTTCACGGTAAGGTATGCGTGCTTCCTTGAATACGGTTTGAAGTTTCTCGTTGTTCTCCAAACGCCACTTCAAAGTACGCAAGTGGAACTCGCCTTGTCCCTTCACAATGGTCTGGCGCAACTCTTTGCTTTGCTCGATAATCCACGTTGGGTCTTCTTGGCGCATCTTCAACAAGGCAGCCATGAGCTTTTCGGTTTCCTGAGAGTTCACCGCCTCGATGGCACGCATATATTTCGGGTTGGGATACTTGATGAAATCGAAGTGCTGCTCTACACCCTTACCGTTCAATGTATTGCCTGTCTTGACGTCTTTCAGCTTCACCGTACAGCCTATATCGCCTGCATTGAGTTGCTCGACGGGGATACGGTTGGAACCCGCACAAGCAAACAGTTGGCCAATGCGTTCCTTTGAGCCTCTGTCTGCGTTGGTCAAGTCGTCGCCAACCTTGATAGAGCCACTCATTACCTTGAAGTAGCTTACCTCACCGATATGCGGTTCAACGGCAGTCTTGAAGAAATAAACAGATTCTGCGCCGTTTGGGTCGGGTGCAACTTCCTCGCCGCGTGTGTTATGCACCTTCGGCATCTCGCTGACGAAAGGCACAACGTTGCCCAAGAATTCCATCAGACGGCGCACACCCATATCTTTTCCGGCACAAACGCAGAACACCGGGAAGATGCTGCGTGCCACAAGACCCTTGCGAATGCCCTCGCGCATTTCGTCTTCGGTAAGCGTTTCGGTCTCGAAGAACTTCTCCATCAGCGTTTCGTCGTTCTCGGCAGCAGCCTCGACCAACGCTTTGTGCAGCTCCATCGCCTTGTCCATTTCCTCGGCAGGTATCTCTTCGATGATAGGAGAACCGCCTTCGGGTTTCCAACTGTACTTCTTCATCAGCAAGACATCAATGATGCTGTTGAAGCCTGCACCCGTTGCGGTTGGATATTGTATCTGTACACACTTTGAACCATAGATTTCCTTCATGCTGTTCATCACGTTGTCGAAGTCGCATTTATCGGAATCTAATTGATTGACTAAGAAGATTACAGGTTTCTTCAACTTCTCTGTATAGCGGAAGTTGTTTTGTGTTCCTACTTCAGGGCCGTACTGTCCGTTTATAAGTATAACGGCTTGGTCGGTAACGTTCAGTGCCGTTATCGCTCCGCCCACGAAGTCGTCGCTTCCCGGACAATCAATTATGTTTAACTTCTTATTGTTCCACTCAACATGAAAAACAGTAGAAAATACTGAGTAGCCATATTCTTGTTCTACTGGAAAATAGTCGCAAACTGTGTTTTTAGCTTCCACTGTGCCACGGCGTTTGATAATACCCGCGCCAAATAACATACTTTCGGCAAGAGTAGTCTTGCCGCTACCCGCACTGCCAAGCAATGCAATGTTCTTGATTTCGTTTGTCTGATATACTCTCATAACCACGATAGATTTAAAAAGGCTGTTTCTAAAAGGTCTACACGCAGGCAGCAATCTACTATAGATTTTGGTTTTAGAAGCCCACCTTTAGGTTGTTAGTATTATGTTCTGTGTCGAGCAATAAGCAGTACTTACTGCTACCGCCGTCTAAGTTAGGTATTTTCTTTCATACCACCAAAACTATTTACAACATTTTAGCAAAGTATTAAAAGATATTACTACTTTTGCAAGCAAGTAATTATCGTTCAGACATAATACATTATATTATATAATAAATGGCAGGACTCTATATCCATATTCCCTTTTGTGCAAGCCGCTGCATCTATTGTGGCTTCTACTCCACCCTGACGCCACGTGCAGAGAAAGCATCAGCCGTAGACTTGTACGTAGACGCACTATGCAAGGAAGCAGCAACACAAAGGCATTACATCTTCGGAGAAAAGTCCGCCCCTGCCGAACGCCTTGAAACCATCTACTTCGGAGGAGGTACACCATCGCAGCTGCATGCCCGCCACATCGAGAAAATATTCCGCTGCATTGCCGAAAACTATGCCGACAGAATGGCAAACTACGACGATATGGAAATAACCCTTGAGTGCAACCCCGACGATATAACCCCCGAATATGCCGAAAACCTTAGGCACCTGCCCATCAATCGCATATCAATGGGCGCACAGACTTTCTCGGACGAACGTCTGAAGTTTCTCCGCCGACGCCACAAAGCTGCCGATGTGCAGACCGCCATCGACCGTCTGCACCGTGCAGGTATAGAAAACATTTCCATCGACCTTATGTTTGGCTTCCCCAACGAAACCATAGAGGAATGGCAACTCGACATCGACAAAGCCATAGCCTTAGACGTTGAACACCTTTCGGCTTACAGCCTGATGTACGAAGAGGGCACTCCGCTTTACCAACTTCTGCAAAAAGGCAAAGTGAAAGATATGGACGAGGAACTCTATCGCACGATGTACGACACGCTTATCAACTGCCTTGCCCTCGCCAACTACGAGCAATACGAAATCAGCAACTTCGCCAAGCTCGCCCATACCGCCGTTTCTCCCTTCCGTTCGCGCCACAACAGTGCCTATTGGGCAAACAAACCCTATCTCGGCATAGGCGCATCGGCACACAGTTACAATCTTTCCACACGCCGTTGGAACATAGACAACCTGCAAGAATACATCGACGGCATTACAAACAACCGCCCCATCTACGAGGCAGAAAACATCGATGCCAACACGCACTACGATGATATGGTAACAACAGCCCTGCGCACGAAAAGCGGCATCGACCTTTCCGCATTGTCATCACCTTACAAAGAGCACATTGCAAAAGCCTCTGCCCCACTCGTTTCGCAAGGTCTGCTCGCCATAACCGACAACCATCTGCACCTTACACGCAACGGAATTTACGTCAGCGATTTCGTTATGAGCGAATTAATGTACGTTTAAAACCGCAGCAAATCATTTTTTTTAATTACCTTTGCACGCAGAACAAACAGAAATTTACATTTATGACAGAACAGGAATTTGAACAGCTTTGGCAAGCCAACCGCCAACAACAGCTCGCAAACGACGAAGAATACCAGCGCATCAAAAAAAGTTACACAGCATCGGGGTGGCTCGATTTCTTTGTGTCTATTGGCGGATTTGTTATCTGCAAAAAGTTTTTAGAGGGCTTTAACCTTGGCAGCGTATGGACATTTCTCCTTGCAGCCCTTGGAATGATTATCATCTCATACGGCTTCCGAATTATAAAAGCCAGACTAAGCAGCAACAAAACCCTTGTAGAAGTGGAGCAACGAATAAAAGAACAATACAAATCCACCTTGCATTAACACTCCCATAACAATATTTTAAATATGCTTCGCTGCCAGTATAGACTACGCTGAACACAGTAGAAGTTGAGTTGATATAACTCATTTTATGGGTAAAAAGAGAGCAATAATACCGTAAATATTTTTCACAAGTACATCTATCGTGTAACTTGTTTGCTACCAATACGTTGCAAAACCTATTGTTTTGCATTCCAAAAGCGGCTGTTTTGCGTTGCAAAAGCGTAGGTTTTGCAACGCAAAACAGCCGCTTTCGCAGTGTCAAATCGAGATTACCGTTTTTCATCATAATTATCATTACAAAACAAGGGCAATAAAATGGACAGCGTTTCCTTTAATAGATTTCTACCGAAACGTTACAAATTCGCTCCTTCTATTAATATAAGGTGGTTCAATAGTGGATAATAAAAAAGTCCGAAAGAATTATTTCTTTCGGACTTCCGAGGTGCCTAGCAGAATCGAACTGCTCTACACGGTTTTGCAGACCGTTACCTAACCGACCGGCCCAGGCACCCAAAAATTAGTCGACAAGATTAAAGCAATGCCTTAATTCGAGTGCAAAAGTAATAAGAAATATTCGTCTGACCAAATTTTTTATAAACTATTGCAAAAAGAATTTACTTTCTTGCGCGCTTGTATGTCGTTTCTTGCGCATCATTTGTTCCCGAATGGCACAGCCCGGGCAGCCTCCGCAGGCATTCCTTGTTACCTTTATAGTTCTGATTAGCATACGAACAGCATAAGCTATTGCGAGTGCTAAAACGATACCAACAATTATATATTGTATCATAGATACTCCTTTCTTTTTATACGGGCTGGTCTTCTACTCTGTCTGTAAACAAGTTTTCAGTTGCCTTCATTTCATCTTCATCGAACCATTGCGAAAGTTTGTTCTTTGCCTTTTGTTTTGTTTCGTTGTCTATGTTGCCCCAAACCTTTTGTAACACGTATATAAGTACTCCGAGGTCGTCGCCCAATCCGGCAAGCGGAATGGCGTCAGGAACAAAGTCGAGCGGTGTTATCAAATAGCCTAATGCCCCAACGATAAGGGCTTTATCTTTAATTGACATCTTGTTACTCTCCATAGAGTAATATAATATCAGTGCAGCATAAACCAATTTTGCTCCTGCCCGCTTCGCTATGCGTTGTATTTTCTCTATAAAGCCACTTTTGGTAAACTTCTCTTTATATTTGTTTAAATCAGGGATTTCCATATTATTTTTCCATTATGTATAATATAATAAAACGTAGTTGGCACATCGGGGTTAAAAGCGTTCCA
Proteins encoded in this region:
- a CDS encoding elongation factor G, yielding MRVYQTNEIKNIALLGSAGSGKTTLAESMLFGAGIIKRRGTVEAKNTVCDYFPVEQEYGYSVFSTVFHVEWNNKKLNIIDCPGSDDFVGGAITALNVTDQAVILINGQYGPEVGTQNNFRYTEKLKKPVIFLVNQLDSDKCDFDNVMNSMKEIYGSKCVQIQYPTATGAGFNSIIDVLLMKKYSWKPEGGSPIIEEIPAEEMDKAMELHKALVEAAAENDETLMEKFFETETLTEDEMREGIRKGLVARSIFPVFCVCAGKDMGVRRLMEFLGNVVPFVSEMPKVHNTRGEEVAPDPNGAESVYFFKTAVEPHIGEVSYFKVMSGSIKVGDDLTNADRGSKERIGQLFACAGSNRIPVEQLNAGDIGCTVKLKDVKTGNTLNGKGVEQHFDFIKYPNPKYMRAIEAVNSQETEKLMAALLKMRQEDPTWIIEQSKELRQTIVKGQGEFHLRTLKWRLENNEKLQTVFKEARIPYRETITKQAKAEYRHKKQSGGAGQFGEVHLIVEPYAEGMPDPTVYKFNGQEFKMNIKGKEEKTLPWGGKLVFINSVVGGAIDTRFMPAILKGIMDCMERGPLTGSYARDVRVVVYDGKMHPVDSNELSFTLAARHAFSDAFKIAGPKILEPIYDLEVYVPGDYMGDVMSDLQGRRAMIMGMDSEAGYQKLQAKIPLKELASYSISLSSLTGGRASFTTKFSSYELVPNELQQTLIAEHEAEVKDEEE
- the hemW gene encoding radical SAM family heme chaperone HemW; this encodes MAGLYIHIPFCASRCIYCGFYSTLTPRAEKASAVDLYVDALCKEAATQRHYIFGEKSAPAERLETIYFGGGTPSQLHARHIEKIFRCIAENYADRMANYDDMEITLECNPDDITPEYAENLRHLPINRISMGAQTFSDERLKFLRRRHKAADVQTAIDRLHRAGIENISIDLMFGFPNETIEEWQLDIDKAIALDVEHLSAYSLMYEEGTPLYQLLQKGKVKDMDEELYRTMYDTLINCLALANYEQYEISNFAKLAHTAVSPFRSRHNSAYWANKPYLGIGASAHSYNLSTRRWNIDNLQEYIDGITNNRPIYEAENIDANTHYDDMVTTALRTKSGIDLSALSSPYKEHIAKASAPLVSQGLLAITDNHLHLTRNGIYVSDFVMSELMYV
- a CDS encoding FeoB-associated Cys-rich membrane protein yields the protein MIQYIIVGIVLALAIAYAVRMLIRTIKVTRNACGGCPGCAIREQMMRKKRHTSAQESKFFLQ
- a CDS encoding YkvA family protein, which codes for MEIPDLNKYKEKFTKSGFIEKIQRIAKRAGAKLVYAALILYYSMESNKMSIKDKALIVGALGYLITPLDFVPDAIPLAGLGDDLGVLIYVLQKVWGNIDNETKQKAKNKLSQWFDEDEMKATENLFTDRVEDQPV